One genomic region from Stutzerimonas decontaminans encodes:
- a CDS encoding DUF3631 domain-containing protein, protein MSNLAELIPEPVPAPDPIADALARSKQDPGAIFEPEVLALLRQVRDADPARWARIRHAVKEAKTVSMADLDKLTSAANEATAGTDELFPEVTLWPELVDGAELLEALTTIIRRHVIADPATVHAAALWAAFTWFVDVVNVAPIANITAPEKRCGKTVMLGVLSRLACRPLAVSNIAPAALFRALELWTPTLLIDEVDAFLAEHEEARGILNAGFTRDSAFVIRCVGDDHMPTRFNVWGAKALCGIGKIADTLSDRSIPLRLRRKLPGERTVKIRHADPAAFAELVSKLARFAIDNREAIRTARPAEVDGLNDRANDCWEPLLAVAEVAGGNWPRIARNAAATLHGLEEDTPSIGAELLASIRDAFDTRRTERLATADLLEALAEDEEAPWAAWNRGKPMTPHQLSKRLSEFGIKPGAHRIGFKTAKGYKREQFEEAFKRYLSADTPGKSVTRLQASNHAASSDFETVTRSAAVTDQNGLKASNGAGCNHVTDPKGVQTEDNAEYFG, encoded by the coding sequence ATGAGCAACCTGGCCGAACTGATCCCCGAACCTGTACCGGCACCCGATCCCATCGCGGACGCGCTCGCCAGGAGCAAACAAGATCCCGGCGCCATCTTCGAACCCGAGGTGCTGGCCTTGCTGCGCCAGGTGAGAGACGCCGACCCGGCGCGCTGGGCACGCATTCGCCACGCGGTAAAGGAAGCCAAGACGGTAAGCATGGCTGACCTGGACAAGCTGACCAGCGCCGCCAACGAAGCTACGGCGGGCACCGACGAGCTGTTCCCCGAAGTGACGCTATGGCCTGAACTGGTAGACGGTGCCGAGCTGCTGGAAGCGCTGACCACGATCATTCGACGCCATGTGATAGCCGACCCGGCCACGGTCCACGCCGCCGCGCTTTGGGCCGCCTTCACTTGGTTTGTGGACGTGGTGAACGTCGCACCGATTGCCAACATCACCGCCCCGGAGAAGCGTTGCGGGAAAACGGTAATGCTTGGCGTGCTGTCGCGTCTCGCCTGCCGTCCGCTGGCCGTTTCCAATATCGCACCGGCTGCGTTGTTCCGCGCCCTGGAGCTGTGGACGCCGACACTGCTGATTGACGAGGTGGACGCCTTCTTGGCCGAGCATGAGGAAGCGCGGGGCATTCTCAATGCCGGGTTTACCCGCGACTCCGCTTTCGTGATTCGCTGCGTCGGCGATGACCACATGCCCACCCGGTTCAACGTATGGGGCGCAAAGGCGCTGTGCGGCATCGGGAAGATTGCAGACACCCTGTCCGACCGGAGCATTCCGCTGCGCCTGCGCCGCAAGCTGCCGGGGGAGCGTACCGTAAAGATTCGCCACGCCGACCCCGCTGCCTTCGCCGAGCTGGTAAGCAAGCTGGCGCGCTTCGCCATCGACAATCGGGAAGCCATCCGAACGGCCAGGCCCGCCGAGGTGGATGGCTTGAACGACCGCGCCAACGACTGCTGGGAGCCGCTGCTAGCGGTTGCCGAAGTGGCCGGGGGCAATTGGCCACGCATTGCCCGCAACGCCGCCGCGACACTTCACGGCCTGGAGGAAGACACGCCGAGCATTGGCGCTGAGCTGCTGGCTTCAATCCGCGACGCTTTCGACACCCGCCGCACCGAGCGTCTGGCGACCGCTGATCTATTGGAGGCACTTGCCGAAGATGAGGAAGCACCGTGGGCAGCGTGGAACCGGGGCAAGCCCATGACACCGCACCAGCTTTCCAAGCGGCTTTCTGAGTTCGGGATCAAGCCCGGCGCCCATCGCATCGGCTTCAAGACTGCCAAAGGGTACAAACGGGAGCAGTTCGAGGAAGCCTTTAAGCGGTATCTGTCCGCCGACACCCCCGGAAAATCGGTAACACGGTTACAAGCCAGCAACCATGCGGCTTCCAGCGATTTTGAAACCGTAACACGGAGCGCTGCCGTTACCGATCAAAACGGGCTGAAAGCCAGTAACGGCGCGGGTTGTAACCATGTTACCGATCCAAAGGGGGTACAGACCGAAGACAACGCGGAGTACTTCGGCTAA
- a CDS encoding toprim domain-containing protein, whose protein sequence is MTIQNGARAPRGSACLEKAELAFRDALQATFGPLDWLPVADGTIHRFRVPDDKPGTLNGWYVLHLDGIASGAFGSWKAGGSSTWSSRKPADPMEAELIRQRVEQARHQREAEQHQRQQAAAIEAQRLWSTSAPADPHHPYLSAKGCRPHGLRQRGDVLLVPLYLGRVLVNLQRIAADGGKRFLSGGRVKGCYSPIGALEPGQPLYVCEGWATGATIHEHNGAAVACAMNAGNLLEVGRQLQRHYPESPLIIAGDDDRQTEGNPGRTAATQAAAVLGCGLVLPPWGGAEPLNLSDFNDLRQWREANQ, encoded by the coding sequence ATGACCATTCAAAACGGCGCCCGTGCGCCGAGGGGATCGGCTTGCCTGGAGAAAGCCGAACTGGCCTTCCGCGACGCCCTGCAAGCCACGTTCGGGCCGCTGGATTGGCTGCCAGTAGCAGACGGCACCATTCACCGTTTCCGCGTGCCAGACGACAAGCCCGGCACGCTTAACGGCTGGTACGTCCTACACCTGGACGGCATCGCGTCGGGTGCGTTCGGTAGCTGGAAGGCGGGAGGTTCGAGCACCTGGAGCAGCCGCAAACCAGCCGACCCGATGGAGGCCGAATTGATCCGCCAGCGGGTTGAGCAGGCCCGCCACCAGCGCGAAGCGGAGCAGCACCAGCGCCAGCAAGCCGCAGCCATCGAGGCGCAGCGACTGTGGAGCACCAGCGCCCCGGCTGATCCGCATCACCCTTACCTGAGCGCCAAGGGCTGCCGGCCGCACGGCCTGCGCCAACGTGGCGACGTTCTATTGGTGCCGCTCTACCTGGGGCGCGTACTGGTCAACCTGCAACGCATCGCAGCGGACGGCGGCAAGCGGTTTCTGTCCGGGGGCCGGGTGAAGGGCTGCTATTCGCCCATCGGCGCACTGGAGCCAGGCCAACCGCTGTACGTCTGCGAAGGCTGGGCAACCGGCGCGACCATCCACGAGCACAACGGCGCCGCCGTGGCCTGTGCCATGAATGCGGGCAACCTGCTGGAAGTCGGGCGCCAGCTCCAACGGCACTACCCCGAGAGCCCGTTGATTATCGCGGGAGACGACGACCGCCAGACCGAAGGCAATCCCGGACGCACCGCAGCCACTCAAGCCGCCGCCGTGCTTGGCTGTGGCCTGGTGCTGCCGCCCTGGGGTGGAGCGGAGCCGCTGAACCTTTCCGACTTCAACGACCTGCGCCAGTGGCGGGAGGCGAACCAATGA
- a CDS encoding helix-turn-helix transcriptional regulator encodes MTSKPRDGVMGSACLEKVTPPRRFIKMAKVKDYTSLSTSEIYRRIAAGTFPAQVTLGPKSVAWVESEILQWCDSLAAQRGEAA; translated from the coding sequence ATGACTTCGAAGCCCCGCGACGGGGTTATGGGATCGGCTTGCCTAGAGAAAGTCACACCCCCTCGCCGCTTTATCAAAATGGCCAAGGTGAAGGACTACACCAGCCTTTCCACATCCGAAATTTACCGGCGCATTGCTGCCGGAACCTTCCCGGCTCAAGTAACACTTGGGCCGAAGTCGGTCGCTTGGGTGGAATCGGAAATTTTGCAGTGGTGCGATTCGCTCGCTGCTCAACGCGGGGAGGCTGCATAA
- a CDS encoding helix-turn-helix transcriptional regulator, whose translation MQTKNPIYRPVAELCERYQVSRTTFWRWSKAPGFPSPVRFGRSVRWNPEFVDAFLTKREA comes from the coding sequence ATGCAGACCAAAAACCCTATCTACCGACCTGTAGCCGAGCTGTGCGAACGCTATCAGGTTTCCCGCACGACTTTCTGGCGCTGGAGCAAGGCTCCAGGCTTTCCGTCCCCGGTTCGCTTTGGGCGCTCGGTGCGCTGGAATCCCGAGTTCGTTGACGCCTTCCTGACCAAACGGGAGGCTTAA
- a CDS encoding substrate-binding periplasmic protein gives MHRILSILLIWLTSTAALAGAAQWRFVTEEFPPFTYPASAPVSETAGVAAAGPFVEVVNAVCARLQRQCTITLYPWQRAFRLAEQGRADGIFTLAPSPQREQIFHISRMLVTSRYSVFAQADSSFVFNQPADMAGRRVGVYGPSGTSYVLSERLKSVPDVRLHLTTDNRRLLRMLQSGRFGAEGLAVLNQDVAWHLIEDELLEGIREAGEMGPISYGIGLSRKTVSAAQFEAFAQALDAAIADGTVPKILRRHQLEAAY, from the coding sequence GTGCACAGGATTCTCTCGATTCTGCTGATATGGCTGACGTCGACGGCCGCCCTAGCCGGTGCGGCGCAGTGGCGTTTCGTAACCGAAGAGTTTCCCCCATTCACCTATCCTGCTAGCGCCCCAGTCAGCGAAACCGCAGGCGTCGCTGCGGCCGGCCCGTTTGTAGAGGTGGTAAATGCCGTCTGCGCGCGCTTGCAGCGCCAGTGCACGATCACCCTGTATCCGTGGCAGCGAGCATTCCGCCTGGCCGAACAGGGGCGGGCGGACGGGATCTTCACGCTGGCACCTTCACCGCAGCGCGAGCAGATCTTCCATATCAGCCGGATGCTGGTCACTTCTCGCTACAGCGTTTTCGCCCAGGCTGACAGCAGCTTCGTCTTCAACCAGCCAGCTGACATGGCTGGCCGGCGGGTTGGCGTCTATGGCCCATCCGGAACCTCGTACGTACTGTCCGAACGTCTGAAGTCGGTGCCTGACGTACGCCTGCACCTGACCACCGACAATCGCCGACTCTTGCGCATGCTGCAGTCCGGGCGCTTTGGCGCGGAGGGCCTTGCGGTCCTCAATCAGGATGTCGCCTGGCATCTGATCGAGGACGAGCTCCTCGAAGGCATACGGGAGGCCGGCGAAATGGGGCCAATCAGCTATGGCATTGGCCTTTCGCGCAAAACGGTAAGCGCGGCACAGTTCGAAGCCTTCGCCCAGGCGCTCGACGCGGCAATAGCCGACGGCACGGTGCCGAAGATCCTGCGCCGGCACCAACTCGAAGCGGCCTACTGA
- the mutY gene encoding A/G-specific adenine glycosylase, with protein sequence MNPEQFGAAVLDWFDRHGRKDLPWQQGITPYRVWVSEIMLQQTQVSTVLGYFDRFMDALPSVEALAAAEEDEVLHLWTGLGYYSRARNLHKTAKLIVAEHGGVFPANVDKLAEMPGIGRSTAGAIASISLGLRAPILDGNVKRVLARYVAQEGYPGEPKVARQLWEVAERFTPQQRVNHYTQAMMDLGATLCTRSRPSCLLCPLKNGCRAHLLGRETDFPVPKPRKALPQKRTLMPLLANRDGAILLYRRPSTGLWGGLWSLPELDDLAALDPLAERHALQLEDRRELPGLTHTFSHFQLAIEPWLIRVKSAPDAVAEADWLWYNLATPPRLGLAAPVKTLLKRAAAELHAGENP encoded by the coding sequence ATGAATCCCGAGCAGTTCGGCGCGGCGGTCCTCGACTGGTTCGACCGCCACGGCCGCAAGGATCTGCCCTGGCAGCAAGGCATCACCCCGTATCGGGTGTGGGTGTCTGAAATCATGCTGCAGCAGACCCAGGTCAGCACCGTGCTCGGCTACTTCGACCGCTTCATGGACGCGCTGCCCAGTGTCGAAGCGCTCGCCGCCGCCGAGGAAGATGAGGTGCTGCACCTGTGGACTGGCCTCGGCTATTACAGTCGCGCGCGCAACCTGCACAAGACTGCCAAGTTGATCGTCGCCGAACATGGCGGCGTGTTCCCGGCCAATGTCGACAAGCTCGCCGAAATGCCGGGGATTGGCCGCTCCACGGCAGGCGCCATCGCCAGCATCAGCCTGGGCCTGCGCGCGCCGATCCTCGACGGCAACGTCAAGCGTGTGCTGGCCCGCTATGTCGCCCAGGAAGGCTATCCCGGCGAGCCGAAGGTGGCCCGCCAGCTGTGGGAGGTGGCCGAGCGTTTCACCCCGCAGCAGCGGGTCAACCATTACACCCAGGCAATGATGGATCTCGGCGCCACGCTGTGCACCCGTAGCCGCCCGAGCTGCCTGCTCTGTCCACTCAAGAACGGCTGCCGCGCCCATCTGCTCGGGCGCGAAACCGACTTCCCGGTGCCCAAGCCGCGCAAGGCGCTGCCGCAGAAGCGCACGTTGATGCCGTTGCTGGCCAATCGCGACGGCGCCATCCTGCTCTATCGCCGCCCGTCGACGGGCCTGTGGGGCGGGCTCTGGAGCCTGCCGGAGCTGGACGACCTCGCCGCCCTTGATCCCCTGGCCGAACGGCATGCCCTGCAGCTGGAAGATCGCCGCGAGCTGCCAGGCCTGACCCACACATTCAGCCATTTCCAGCTGGCCATCGAACCCTGGCTGATCAGGGTCAAGTCCGCGCCCGACGCCGTGGCCGAGGCGGACTGGCTCTGGTATAACCTCGCCACCCCGCCGCGCCTCGGCCTCGCCGCGCCGGTAAAGACACTGCTCAAGCGCGCCGCCGCTGAATTGCATGCAGGAGAGAACCCATGA
- a CDS encoding AsmA family protein yields the protein MKSLGKILGLVFLGLLLILVAAGFALTHLFDPNDYKDEIRDLARSKAGLELDIKGDIGWSLFPWLGLELHETTLASAQTPEQPFADLRMLGLSVRVMPLLSREVQMSDIKVNGLNLTLNRDEQGRGNWEGVGQPAKQPEQSAQTPKASEPGPEQADQAPASRNKPLTLDIDSLTISDARVTYHDAKTGQQYSAESIELTTGAIREGSSIPVKLNAFFGSNQPVMRARTELQGALRFDNQLKRYQFEDMRLSGEASGEPLQGQTLTFSAQGQLLVDLAAQIAEWNSLKFTANQLRGLGELKARDLDKEPKISGALTVAQFNLREFLQGTGQQLPAMADAAALGKAELVSRLSATQNSLALEELTLKLDDSTFTGRLAVSDFARQALRVDLKGDRFNLDRYLPPPSKEQPAEAARKSEVKSTQASAVGSGTTPLPKAPTQQAWSEASVLPLDQLRKLDTEVNLAIGSLTAMKIPLDGFNLKVRTRNGLLTLQEMRAGLYGGRLDGAASLDVRPALPLLTVQHRFNGVPVERLLESQGEDVVIKGLLNLDADLRTQGNSEKAWIDNLNGKVGFLIDNGMLVDANLEQQLCRAIATLNRKPLASEPRSKDTPFRELKGNLTLRNGVASNPDLKASIPGLTVNGNGDVDLRVLGMDYRVGIVIEGDKGAMPDPACQVNERYVGIEWPLRCRGPLELGAKACRFDNDALGKVAARLAGEKLNEKIEEKLGGKVSPELKDALKGLFKR from the coding sequence ATGAAATCGCTCGGCAAAATCCTGGGTCTGGTCTTTCTCGGGCTGTTGCTGATCCTGGTGGCGGCAGGCTTCGCCCTGACCCACCTGTTCGATCCCAACGACTACAAGGACGAGATCCGCGACCTGGCGCGCAGCAAGGCCGGGCTCGAACTGGACATCAAAGGCGACATCGGCTGGAGCCTGTTCCCTTGGCTCGGCCTGGAGCTGCACGAGACCACCCTGGCCAGCGCCCAGACACCGGAGCAACCGTTCGCCGACCTGCGCATGCTCGGCCTATCCGTGCGAGTAATGCCGCTGCTCAGCCGCGAAGTGCAGATGAGCGACATCAAGGTGAACGGTCTCAACCTGACGCTGAACCGTGACGAGCAGGGTCGCGGCAACTGGGAGGGCGTCGGCCAGCCGGCCAAACAGCCAGAGCAGTCCGCGCAAACCCCGAAGGCCAGCGAGCCAGGCCCAGAACAGGCCGACCAAGCGCCAGCTTCGCGCAACAAGCCGCTGACGCTGGATATCGACAGCCTCACCATCAGCGATGCCCGCGTCACCTACCACGACGCCAAGACCGGCCAGCAGTACAGCGCAGAGAGCATCGAGCTGACTACCGGCGCCATTCGCGAAGGCAGCTCGATCCCGGTCAAGCTCAACGCCTTCTTTGGCAGCAATCAACCGGTCATGCGTGCACGTACCGAACTGCAGGGCGCGCTGCGCTTCGACAACCAGCTCAAGCGCTACCAGTTCGAGGACATGCGTCTGTCCGGCGAGGCTTCCGGTGAGCCCCTGCAAGGCCAGACGCTGACCTTCAGCGCCCAGGGCCAGCTGCTGGTAGACCTCGCTGCGCAGATCGCCGAATGGAACAGCCTGAAGTTCACCGCCAACCAGCTGCGCGGCCTAGGCGAGTTGAAGGCGCGTGATCTGGACAAGGAGCCGAAGATCAGCGGCGCGCTGACCGTGGCGCAGTTCAACCTGCGCGAATTCCTCCAGGGCACCGGCCAGCAACTGCCAGCCATGGCTGACGCTGCCGCACTGGGCAAGGCCGAACTGGTCAGTCGCCTGAGCGCTACGCAAAACAGCCTGGCGCTGGAAGAGCTGACCCTGAAACTCGACGACAGCACCTTCACCGGCCGCCTCGCCGTCAGCGACTTCGCCCGCCAGGCGTTACGCGTCGACCTCAAGGGCGACCGCTTCAATCTGGATCGCTATCTGCCGCCCCCGAGCAAGGAGCAGCCGGCCGAGGCGGCGCGCAAGAGCGAGGTCAAGAGCACTCAGGCCAGCGCAGTCGGCAGCGGCACCACGCCGCTGCCCAAAGCGCCGACCCAGCAAGCCTGGAGCGAGGCTTCGGTATTGCCGCTGGATCAGCTGCGCAAGCTCGACACCGAGGTCAACCTGGCCATCGGCAGCCTGACCGCAATGAAGATCCCGCTGGACGGCTTCAACCTCAAGGTACGCACCCGCAACGGCCTGCTGACCCTGCAGGAAATGCGCGCTGGCTTGTATGGCGGTCGCCTGGACGGCGCGGCCAGTCTCGATGTACGCCCGGCCCTGCCATTGCTGACCGTGCAGCACCGTTTCAATGGCGTGCCAGTCGAGCGCCTGCTGGAAAGCCAGGGCGAGGACGTGGTGATCAAAGGCCTGCTGAACCTGGATGCCGACCTGCGCACCCAGGGCAACAGCGAAAAGGCCTGGATCGACAACCTCAACGGCAAGGTCGGCTTTCTCATCGACAACGGCATGCTGGTCGATGCCAACCTCGAGCAGCAGCTGTGCCGAGCGATCGCCACGCTCAATCGCAAGCCGCTCGCCAGCGAGCCACGCAGCAAGGACACGCCGTTCCGCGAACTCAAGGGCAACCTGACCCTGCGCAACGGCGTGGCCAGCAACCCCGACCTCAAGGCCAGCATTCCGGGCCTGACCGTCAACGGTAACGGCGATGTCGATCTGCGCGTGCTGGGCATGGACTACCGCGTCGGCATCGTCATCGAAGGCGACAAGGGCGCCATGCCGGACCCAGCCTGCCAGGTCAACGAGCGCTACGTCGGCATCGAATGGCCGCTGCGCTGCCGCGGCCCACTGGAGCTGGGCGCCAAGGCCTGCCGCTTCGACAACGACGCCCTGGGCAAGGTCGCCGCGCGGCTGGCTGGTGAAAAACTCAACGAGAAGATCGAAGAGAAGCTCGGCGGCAAGGTCAGCCCGGAACTCAAGGATGCGCTCAAGGGCCTGTTCAAGCGATGA
- a CDS encoding ABC transporter ATP-binding protein, translating to MSYLSIEHLDKSFVRGNLASQVLKDINLNIAKGEFISIIGHSGCGKSTVLNIVAGLLDPSLGGVILDGKEVRGPGPDRSMVFQNHSLLPWLTVYENVEVAVNKLFKRSMNKRERREWIEHNLALVNMSHALNKYPQEISGGMKQRVGIARALAMKPKVLLLDEPFGALDALTRAHLQDEVMKIQKDLGNTMMMITHDVDEAVLLSDRIVMMTNGPSATIGEILEVKLPRPRDRIALADDPEYNHYRRAVLSFLHERHRLH from the coding sequence ATGAGCTATCTCTCCATCGAACACCTGGACAAGAGTTTCGTGCGCGGCAACCTCGCCTCGCAGGTGCTCAAGGACATCAACCTGAACATCGCCAAGGGCGAGTTCATCTCCATCATCGGGCACTCCGGCTGTGGCAAGTCGACGGTGCTGAACATCGTCGCCGGCCTGCTCGACCCAAGCCTCGGCGGCGTGATCCTCGACGGCAAGGAAGTCCGCGGGCCGGGCCCGGATCGCAGCATGGTGTTCCAGAACCACTCGCTGCTGCCCTGGCTGACCGTCTACGAGAACGTCGAAGTGGCGGTGAACAAGCTGTTCAAGCGCAGTATGAACAAGCGCGAACGGCGCGAGTGGATCGAGCACAACCTGGCGCTGGTAAACATGAGCCACGCGCTGAACAAGTATCCGCAGGAAATTTCCGGCGGCATGAAGCAGCGCGTCGGCATCGCCCGTGCACTGGCGATGAAGCCCAAGGTGCTGCTGCTCGACGAGCCGTTCGGCGCCCTCGACGCACTCACCCGCGCGCACCTGCAGGACGAGGTGATGAAGATCCAGAAGGACCTGGGCAACACCATGATGATGATCACCCACGACGTCGACGAGGCCGTGCTGCTCTCCGACCGCATCGTGATGATGACCAACGGCCCCTCGGCAACCATCGGCGAAATTCTCGAGGTGAAGCTGCCGCGCCCGCGCGACCGCATCGCCCTGGCCGACGACCCGGAGTACAACCACTATCGCCGTGCGGTGCTGAGTTTCCTCCACGAGCGCCATCGCCTGCACTGA
- a CDS encoding tyrosine-type recombinase/integrase, with product MPRKATPLTDSAIKVAKPKDSPYKLTDGQGLYLEVTPNGSKLWRLKYRFDGKEKRLALGAYPAVSLQQARQRRTDARELLAHGADPSAEKKAAKQAQRADGVTFETLAREWYAYNAPRWAESTAYKSRLYMENDLIPGIGARPVKAITRPELVELVRKVEARGTLNAAGKIRQWLHQIFRFGLASGVVEANPATDLDVVAAPPKATRHHPHVAFAELPELLGKIESTTLNTLTRCAIRLLVLTAVRPGELRQAPWSEFDLDGATWTIPKARMKARRPHVVPLPRQAVAILRQLKEITGDYPLVFAGQQNPDRPMSENTINKALRLMGYEGRQTGHGFRHLLSTELNGRGYNRDWIERQLAHGDNDEIRDTYNHATYLEQRREMMQAWADSIDALCGGANVVSIKRKA from the coding sequence ATGCCACGGAAAGCCACGCCGCTGACGGACAGCGCGATCAAGGTAGCCAAGCCCAAGGACAGCCCCTACAAGCTGACGGACGGCCAAGGGCTGTATCTGGAGGTCACGCCCAACGGCTCGAAGCTGTGGCGCCTCAAGTACCGTTTCGATGGAAAGGAAAAGCGGCTGGCCTTGGGCGCTTACCCTGCCGTGTCGCTACAGCAAGCCCGCCAGAGGCGCACAGATGCACGCGAACTGCTGGCCCATGGGGCTGACCCCAGCGCAGAGAAAAAAGCCGCCAAACAAGCGCAACGGGCCGATGGCGTGACGTTCGAGACACTGGCGCGGGAGTGGTACGCCTACAACGCGCCACGCTGGGCCGAAAGCACCGCCTACAAGTCGCGGCTGTATATGGAAAACGACCTGATACCCGGCATCGGTGCGCGTCCGGTTAAAGCCATCACCCGCCCGGAACTGGTCGAACTGGTGCGCAAGGTCGAAGCGCGGGGCACGCTGAACGCCGCTGGCAAGATTCGCCAATGGCTACACCAGATATTCCGCTTCGGTCTGGCTAGTGGCGTGGTCGAAGCCAACCCGGCCACCGATCTGGACGTGGTAGCCGCTCCACCGAAAGCCACCCGCCACCATCCGCACGTTGCCTTTGCCGAACTGCCCGAGCTGCTGGGCAAGATCGAATCGACCACGCTTAACACCCTGACCCGCTGCGCCATCCGCTTGCTGGTGCTGACTGCCGTTCGACCTGGTGAGCTGCGCCAGGCGCCCTGGTCGGAGTTCGATCTAGACGGCGCGACCTGGACCATTCCGAAAGCGCGCATGAAAGCCCGCCGCCCGCATGTGGTGCCCCTACCCCGCCAAGCCGTCGCCATCCTGCGCCAGCTCAAGGAGATCACGGGCGATTACCCACTAGTGTTTGCAGGGCAGCAGAACCCCGACAGGCCAATGTCGGAGAACACGATAAACAAGGCGCTGCGCCTGATGGGCTACGAAGGGCGCCAGACCGGCCACGGCTTCCGCCACTTGCTGAGCACCGAACTCAACGGACGCGGCTATAACCGGGACTGGATCGAACGCCAGTTAGCCCATGGCGACAACGACGAAATCCGCGACACCTACAACCACGCCACCTATCTGGAGCAGCGCCGGGAGATGATGCAAGCCTGGGCCGACTCGATAGACGCGCTATGCGGCGGCGCCAACGTGGTGAGCATCAAGCGCAAGGCTTAA
- a CDS encoding thermonuclease family protein: MLRYLFAALLITAMPVAAETIDCRVIGIADGNTFSCRTDEGERLRVRMAETYAPELKQPYGSQARQALSSYVFGKKVQLTIKGRDEQNRTLARVRAGDIDVNSQMVRTGSAWAYRGQLDDRTLLDLEAVAREFRRGIWSLHKTEQQPPWEWRKEPHSGMR, from the coding sequence ATGCTGCGCTATCTATTCGCCGCCCTGCTCATCACAGCCATGCCTGTCGCAGCGGAAACAATCGATTGTCGAGTGATCGGCATCGCCGATGGCAACACCTTCAGCTGCCGTACCGACGAAGGTGAAAGGCTCAGGGTGCGGATGGCGGAGACCTATGCGCCAGAGCTCAAGCAGCCTTACGGCAGCCAAGCCAGGCAGGCGCTTTCAAGCTACGTCTTCGGCAAGAAGGTGCAGCTGACGATCAAGGGCCGCGACGAACAAAATCGGACCCTCGCGCGGGTCAGAGCGGGCGATATCGACGTCAACTCGCAAATGGTCCGAACCGGCAGCGCCTGGGCCTACCGCGGTCAGCTGGACGATCGCACACTGCTCGATCTCGAGGCCGTGGCAAGAGAATTCAGACGTGGCATCTGGTCATTGCACAAGACCGAGCAACAACCCCCATGGGAATGGCGCAAGGAACCTCATAGCGGCATGCGCTAG
- the panM gene encoding aspartate 1-decarboxylase autocleavage activator PanM: MPVYVESVTQPSPQDLTDLAKIYADAPEWLLMPYATAAALIEAALADGSLIAGRFNDRLLGAALLQRGDDAWRLSHLCVRKVTRKRGVGRRLLEETQRLASEAGKPLRLAAPAGHLEASALAARTHLPLDSL; this comes from the coding sequence ATGCCCGTCTACGTCGAATCCGTCACCCAGCCCAGTCCGCAGGATTTAACCGATCTGGCGAAAATCTACGCCGATGCGCCCGAGTGGCTGCTGATGCCCTATGCCACAGCCGCGGCGCTGATCGAAGCGGCGCTGGCCGATGGCAGCCTGATCGCCGGTCGCTTCAACGACCGCTTGCTCGGCGCTGCCCTGCTGCAGCGCGGCGACGATGCCTGGCGCCTGTCGCACCTATGCGTACGCAAAGTCACCCGCAAGCGCGGTGTCGGCCGCCGCCTGCTGGAAGAAACCCAGCGCCTGGCCAGCGAAGCCGGCAAACCGCTGCGCCTGGCAGCCCCTGCAGGTCATCTGGAAGCCAGCGCGCTGGCGGCGCGAACCCATTTGCCGCTGGATTCGCTCTAA
- a CDS encoding oxidative damage protection protein, whose protein sequence is MTRTVNCRKYNEELPGLERPPFPGPKGEDIYSNISKQAWDDWQKHQTMLINERRLNMMNAEDRKFLQGEMDKFFSGEDYAKAEGYVPPSE, encoded by the coding sequence ATGACCCGCACCGTGAACTGCCGCAAGTACAACGAAGAACTCCCCGGCCTCGAGCGCCCGCCGTTTCCAGGACCGAAAGGCGAGGACATCTACAGCAACATCTCCAAGCAGGCCTGGGATGACTGGCAGAAGCACCAGACCATGCTGATCAACGAGCGCCGGCTGAACATGATGAACGCCGAGGATCGCAAGTTCCTCCAGGGCGAGATGGACAAGTTCTTCTCCGGCGAGGATTACGCCAAGGCCGAAGGCTACGTGCCGCCGAGCGAATGA
- a CDS encoding helix-turn-helix domain-containing protein, translating into MADKTTQRHSTSVEAQRARLLARLRIGALDTFTARRELHVMHPGGRIKELRSAGHPIRTERVTLTDEDGITHNGVALYYLSSTSAEATE; encoded by the coding sequence ATGGCTGACAAAACAACACAGCGCCATAGCACCAGTGTCGAAGCACAGCGCGCCCGCCTGCTGGCACGGCTACGGATCGGCGCCCTAGACACGTTCACCGCCCGCCGTGAGCTTCACGTCATGCACCCTGGGGGGCGCATCAAGGAGTTGCGCTCTGCTGGCCACCCCATCCGCACCGAGCGGGTCACTCTGACGGATGAGGACGGCATCACCCACAACGGCGTTGCCCTTTACTACCTGAGCAGCACCAGCGCGGAGGCGACCGAATGA